Proteins encoded within one genomic window of Trichomycterus rosablanca isolate fTriRos1 chromosome 7, fTriRos1.hap1, whole genome shotgun sequence:
- the tmem51a gene encoding transmembrane protein 51a codes for MSYSSQTSPDSSNNNSSSSLASHYATAALGVGLLVLGVVMILWSMLPAGTAVNTPESVDGQAVRNTSSVGFVLLGTGVAMLLLSLFLGAQNKYRTQRHENSNDNTHPEQGQEGERQLDNAEQYTVPTYEEVVGSDQYPIRQFSPRQNSTTRLPAYEELVARTQDESEGSDPTRTQLTGQTRTLPAQLPQKNGRTRLNMISLPLRTKSTSSEPQIVVSSIEPLTPPPQYEENPPQLSLPAQ; via the exons ATGTCATACAGCAGCCAGACTTCCCCGGACTccagcaacaacaacagcagCTCCAGTCTGGCGTCTCACTATGCCACAGCGGCGCTGGGCGTGGGGCTGCTGGTACTGGGTGTCGTGATGATTCTGTGGAGCATGCTGCCTGCCGGTACAGCCGTGAACACACCCGAATCTGTAGATGGACAAGCAGTTCGAAACACTTCCTCGGTGGGATTTGTCCTGCTGGGCACAGGAGTGGCCATGCTGCTGCTCTCGCTCTTTCTGGGAGCACAGAACaaatacagaacacagagaCATGAGAACAGCAATGATAACACACACCCAGAGCAAGGACAAGAAGGGGAGAG GCAACTGGACAATGCTGAACAATACACAGTACCTACCTACGAGGAGGTGGTTGGAAGTGATCAGTACCCTATCAGACAGTTTTCTCCACGCCAGAACAGCACCACCCGTCTGCCAGCCTATGAAGAACTGGTGGCGAGGACGCAGGACGAATCGGAGGGTTCCGATCCAACACGAACACAGCTCACAGGCCAGACACGAACACTCCCTGCTCAGCTCCCTCAAAAGAACGGCCGGACACGCCTCAATATGATTTCATTACCACTGAGGACGAAGAGCACAAGCAGCGAACCTCAGATTGTTGTCTCCAGCATCGAACCTCTCACTCCTCCACCTCAATATGAGGAAAATCCTCCTCAACTTTCACTACCAGCACAGTGA